The genome window TTGCCGTGTCAGATACCCACGGCGAGAACTCGCCGTATTTTGCAGGGTGGAAAGCATATGACGAAAACCCTTTTGATGAGAAGCATAACCCGTTGGGAGTCATACAAATGGGTTTGGCAGAGAATCAAGTAAGTtcgatcttcatcatcatcttacCACACGTAGTAACgataatataatgttgttgacgTGAGTACTAcgttgttgtttgtttgtttaggtTTCGTTTGATTTGTTGGAGGAGTACTTGGAGAAGCACCCTGAAACCAGAACAAGCAGTTCCGGGTTTAAGGAAAACGCGTTGTTTCAAGACTATCATGGGCTTCTCTCTTTCAGAAAAGCAATGGCTTCCTTCATGGAACAGATTAGAGGTGGGAGAGCAAGATTTGATCCTGAAAGAGTTGTCATTACCGCCGGCGCCACAGCTGCTAACGAGCTCTTAACCTTCATTCTAGCTGATCCCGGCGATGCTTTGCTCGTCCCAACCCCTTACTATCCGGGGTAAGCTTTTAGTTTAGactaaacatatataattcttaCTGACGTCAACAGACCCCACATCTCTTGTTCCAAGGGCCTCACACTTAACCAGACAGAAATCTGGTGGAATAAATCATTATTACTGCTCATTAtgtgataaaattaatattttagtgtCTGTAAGAAATTACCCCACAACAGGATGAAACTTACACACTGCAATGTAACTGTCAGGGAATGACGAGACAATAATTCTGATTTACTTatggtactttttttttatttatttacagatTTGATAGAGATTTGAGGTGGAGAACGGGAGTGAAGATTGTGCCGGTCCATTGTGACAGTTCAACCAATTTTCAGGTGACTAGGACGGCATTAGAGACAGCATACAATGAAGCTGAAACCAAGGGGATAAAGATTAGAGGAATACTAATAACAAACCCGTCAAACCCATTGGGCGCCACCATTCAAAGATCAATCCTGGAAGACATCCTGGATTTCGCGACGAGGAAGAACATCCATTTAGTATCCGACGAAATCTACTCCGGCTCCGCATTCTCATCCTCCGAATTCATCAGCATTGCCGAGATTCTGGAATCCCGAAACCACAAAGATTCCGAGAGATGCCACATCGTCTACAGCCTGTCCAAGGATCTAGGCCTCCCGGGATTCCGCGTGGGGACCATATACTCCTACAACGACAAGGTGGTGACGACAGCCAGACGAATGTCGAGCTTCACCTTAATCTCCTCGCACACGCAGCAGCTCTTGGCGTCCATGCTGTCCGACAGGGACTTCACCCGCAACTACATAAACACCAACCGCCAGAGACTGAGGCGGCGCTACGACATGATAGTGGAGGGGCTAAAAGCCGCCGGAATCGATTGCCTGAAAGGGAACGCGGGCTTGTTTTGCTGGATGAATTTGAGCCCATTCTTGAAAGAACCCACCCGGGAATGCGAACTGGAAATCTGGGAAAAATTCTTGCGTGAAGTGAAGCTCAATATTTCGCCGGGATCTTCTTGCCATTGCTCGGAGCCGGGGTGGTTCAGAGTTTGTTTTGCTAATATGACTGAACAAACACTCCAAGTCGCACTCGCCAGAATTCGCCGTTTCATGGAAAACAGAACCAAAGTTAATAATGGGGGCATTTAATACCTTAATtaaattcttgatttttttagtCACATTTTTTACTCAAACCACATCACTTTGACCAGTGTTTACGGTATGATGTGACTGGATTCTATTGGAACATACATTAGTTTCAATttgagttatatatattttaatttttactattacCAGGAAATCTCTCAAGTTACGTAATAtgagttacggagtattattttttataaggATATAAACTAACGTTGTTCATAATTTatcggctcaaaccaaaaagatCAATAAGTCACCTTCATTGGAGTCAAACTTATAATCTTATATTTACTAATTTGATCAACTTAACTGAGATTGTCCAATAtgagttattatttttaaatctagGGATGGAGGAATCTAATTCCATGGTTCGgaatttgtgtgtatataataataacattttagATTGGATGTGATCAAGTACAGTTggtattaatttttgttattgtCTTTAAAGCATCCACAATGGAGGTTATTTAGAAGTTTATGTCAGTAAAGAAAAACTATCCATTGAACTTTTGAACTGATGTGGACACCATTTTTAATGCAAATGTTACTTGTTTGCTTTTgcaggagtatatatatatgaacagaaGTGCACAAGTGAGGCGCACTTTGCGTCCCAAACGGGCGCGTCCGGCGAGTTTAATATCAgctttggggttttttttttaaagaaaaacttGCCAAAAATTGCTTTTTTTCTCATTCCTCcatattctcttttctaatcacgcttacaaaaactcttaaaaaatcACCCAAAAGGATGCTCTTTTCTAATCACGCTtacactgataaggatgctcttagagaATTTGGCAAACCTATACTTAACTAGGTCATAGGTATGTACCTCTTACATTTTCTTGATACGAATCATATACTCATTAGATcgaatttgtaattttcaaggttagaattgtaattttataatgGAAGTTGTGCGTGGTGGTCTCAAGACCTATGAAAACTACTCGGTCCTCCTTTTGTTTGAAAGA of Ipomoea triloba cultivar NCNSP0323 chromosome 3, ASM357664v1 contains these proteins:
- the LOC116014164 gene encoding 1-aminocyclopropane-1-carboxylate synthase 7-like — translated: MGIEIEQQKQPCVELSKVAVSDTHGENSPYFAGWKAYDENPFDEKHNPLGVIQMGLAENQVSFDLLEEYLEKHPETRTSSSGFKENALFQDYHGLLSFRKAMASFMEQIRGGRARFDPERVVITAGATAANELLTFILADPGDALLVPTPYYPGFDRDLRWRTGVKIVPVHCDSSTNFQVTRTALETAYNEAETKGIKIRGILITNPSNPLGATIQRSILEDILDFATRKNIHLVSDEIYSGSAFSSSEFISIAEILESRNHKDSERCHIVYSLSKDLGLPGFRVGTIYSYNDKVVTTARRMSSFTLISSHTQQLLASMLSDRDFTRNYINTNRQRLRRRYDMIVEGLKAAGIDCLKGNAGLFCWMNLSPFLKEPTRECELEIWEKFLREVKLNISPGSSCHCSEPGWFRVCFANMTEQTLQVALARIRRFMENRTKVNNGGI